The following are encoded in a window of Pseudomonas multiresinivorans genomic DNA:
- a CDS encoding HNH endonuclease signature motif containing protein, which translates to MQEQLTQERLMKLLQYDKATGEFTWLVRKGSRAEKGAVAGSDDGQGYIHIAIDGTYHRAHRLAWLYCHGRWPDGQVDHLNHRRDDNRLSNLREVSHSENQRNASRCRNNTSGEHGISYESGRQRWRVQVSALGTGRRKHVGYFSTMHEAIAARDAAYALNGYHANHGK; encoded by the coding sequence ATGCAAGAACAGTTGACGCAGGAACGGCTCATGAAGCTGCTGCAGTACGACAAAGCCACTGGCGAATTTACGTGGCTGGTTCGCAAAGGATCACGCGCTGAAAAGGGTGCAGTTGCTGGAAGCGACGACGGACAAGGGTACATACACATCGCAATCGACGGCACATACCACCGGGCTCACAGACTTGCGTGGCTGTACTGCCACGGGAGATGGCCAGATGGGCAGGTCGATCACCTTAACCACAGGCGCGATGACAACAGGCTTTCAAACCTGCGCGAGGTAAGTCATTCCGAGAACCAACGGAATGCTAGTCGTTGCCGGAACAACACATCCGGTGAGCATGGCATCAGTTACGAATCAGGTCGGCAGAGATGGCGCGTACAAGTGTCAGCACTAGGAACTGGTCGCCGAAAGCACGTTGGTTACTTTTCCACGATGCACGAGGCCATTGCTGCGCGTGACGCCGCATACGCCCTGAACGGCTATCACGCCAACCACGGCAAGTAG
- a CDS encoding S24 family peptidase, whose translation MAKDSRRLPLTDWQIADSERLKALFQQKKGELKLTQEMIAAELGDGVTQGAVSHFMNKRTALSLKAASVFARMLKVPVADFSPTLAVELEKLSQGNEQQKTTIPAGTAANDSSITEDEVHVYIQQLDAKAAAGLGEENPHVEVRGTLAFKKSWIKRKGLKVHNLAAIFASGRSMEPTIHEWDALLVDKGSNTLKNDRVFAFLNNEGETIVKRAVREGDAWLLRSDNSDKSVRAHRDMPFTDEEGQRFEVIGQVIWRGGDL comes from the coding sequence ATGGCCAAAGACTCCCGAAGACTCCCCCTAACTGACTGGCAGATCGCAGACAGCGAACGCCTGAAAGCGCTTTTTCAGCAGAAAAAAGGCGAGCTCAAGCTGACCCAGGAAATGATCGCTGCCGAGCTCGGTGACGGCGTCACCCAGGGGGCGGTGAGCCACTTCATGAACAAGCGCACAGCGCTGAGTCTGAAGGCCGCTTCTGTGTTCGCAAGGATGCTGAAGGTGCCCGTCGCAGACTTCAGCCCGACTCTTGCCGTCGAGCTGGAAAAGCTCAGCCAAGGCAATGAGCAGCAGAAGACAACCATCCCGGCTGGCACTGCCGCGAATGATTCGTCGATCACCGAAGACGAGGTTCACGTCTATATCCAGCAGCTCGACGCAAAGGCTGCCGCCGGTCTGGGCGAAGAAAACCCGCACGTCGAGGTGCGCGGAACGCTCGCATTCAAGAAGTCATGGATTAAGCGAAAGGGGCTGAAGGTTCATAACCTGGCTGCAATTTTCGCGTCTGGCCGCAGCATGGAGCCGACGATTCATGAGTGGGATGCCCTACTCGTAGACAAAGGCTCCAACACACTGAAGAACGACAGGGTTTTTGCCTTCTTGAACAATGAGGGTGAAACCATTGTTAAGCGAGCTGTGAGAGAAGGTGATGCTTGGCTGCTTCGTAGCGACAACTCTGACAAATCGGTCAGGGCGCATCGAGATATGCCATTCACAGATGAAGAAGGCCAGAGATTCGAAGTCATCGGCCAGGTGATCTGGCGTGGCGGAGACCTTTAG
- a CDS encoding Cro/CI family transcriptional regulator, whose product MANEEPEDAEMRRIPLADFAKEQGHTKAAQLLGCTQGAISKAIRLGRDVFVTVLEDGSFSAEEIKAFPTQGSKTAA is encoded by the coding sequence GTGGCGAACGAAGAACCCGAGGACGCCGAAATGCGCCGCATCCCACTAGCTGATTTCGCCAAAGAACAGGGCCATACGAAGGCCGCACAGCTTCTTGGCTGCACTCAGGGCGCTATCAGCAAAGCGATCCGCTTGGGTCGTGATGTGTTTGTGACGGTGCTGGAAGACGGCTCTTTCAGCGCCGAGGAAATCAAAGCCTTCCCGACGCAGGGATCGAAGACAGCCGCCTGA
- a CDS encoding replication protein translates to MTNVVQIDKSRGFTRMDNTLMDALMQIDLPARELKVALFIAKKTLNFNIATARIKADDIAKATNIRPDVASKAISHLLRRRVIFREGGSRGDIGLCDPKEWVFVERLTQTKTSDSDQQDRIGQSPIQTKTSVSLLYSKKQEPLVTLPSEEITPPQDPASPPKQDRKAPFGLTNLLADNPHEVSEQVLTDWVALRKAKKASLTATVWKSLNTELTRCKELGIAAETALIEAISAGWHGFKAEWIAKRLSETLSAAKPAMSRHHGFAERDYTEGLFEREDGTHGF, encoded by the coding sequence ATGACAAACGTAGTCCAGATTGACAAGTCCAGGGGGTTCACCCGGATGGACAACACCCTGATGGACGCGCTGATGCAGATTGACCTGCCGGCGCGGGAGTTGAAGGTGGCACTGTTCATCGCCAAGAAAACCCTAAACTTCAATATCGCCACTGCCCGCATCAAGGCAGACGACATCGCCAAAGCCACCAACATCCGCCCCGATGTGGCCTCCAAGGCAATCAGCCATCTCCTGCGCCGTCGAGTGATCTTTCGTGAGGGCGGTTCTCGTGGCGATATCGGCCTGTGCGACCCGAAAGAGTGGGTATTCGTTGAGCGTCTGACTCAGACCAAAACGTCTGACTCAGACCAACAGGACCGAATCGGACAAAGTCCGATCCAGACCAAAACGTCTGTCTCCCTTCTTTATTCTAAGAAACAAGAACCCCTAGTAACTCTTCCTTCGGAAGAGATTACTCCTCCCCAAGATCCAGCCTCGCCCCCGAAGCAAGACCGCAAGGCGCCGTTCGGCCTGACCAACTTGCTGGCAGACAACCCCCACGAGGTGTCCGAGCAGGTGCTGACCGACTGGGTCGCCCTGCGCAAGGCCAAGAAGGCTTCGCTGACCGCCACCGTATGGAAATCCCTGAACACCGAGCTGACCCGCTGCAAGGAACTCGGCATCGCCGCAGAAACCGCGCTGATCGAGGCCATCTCCGCTGGCTGGCATGGCTTCAAGGCGGAGTGGATTGCCAAGCGCCTGAGTGAAACCTTGTCCGCTGCAAAGCCAGCGATGAGCCGGCACCACGGCTTCGCCGAACGCGATTACACCGAAGGTCTCTTCGAACGCGAGGATGGCACCCATGGCTTCTAG
- a CDS encoding ATP-binding protein, translating to MASSNVVQIAEAVGARTEPAACDEHGPYEQRITSLLGREFRSRCPACTQRADAEELAHRKAMETWERQRNLEHRLGRAAIPKRFAEKNFDEYVTDHAGKAKALRVCQEFAERFPEHAEVGRCMLLLGTPGTGKTHLGAAIANAVMKLHGCTAVYRTVGSVFQEIRDSYGDNSYKTEGEILAPLVAADLLVLDEIGVSKEQPSDFELRTIFAIVNGRYEQCRPTVIISNLGVDEVKVALGERSADRLREGGVIVLLFNWESARGSK from the coding sequence ATGGCTTCTAGCAACGTTGTCCAAATCGCCGAGGCGGTAGGTGCTCGTACTGAGCCTGCAGCTTGCGATGAACACGGCCCCTACGAGCAGCGAATCACCAGCTTGCTGGGTCGTGAGTTCCGCTCTCGCTGCCCTGCCTGTACCCAGCGTGCAGATGCCGAAGAACTGGCACACCGCAAGGCCATGGAAACCTGGGAGCGTCAACGCAACCTTGAGCACCGTCTTGGCCGAGCCGCCATCCCGAAGCGATTCGCTGAGAAGAACTTCGACGAGTACGTGACTGACCATGCAGGGAAGGCGAAAGCGCTGCGCGTATGCCAGGAGTTCGCAGAGAGATTCCCTGAGCATGCCGAGGTTGGCCGCTGCATGCTGCTGCTGGGTACCCCTGGCACCGGCAAGACTCACCTTGGTGCAGCAATCGCCAACGCTGTGATGAAGCTTCACGGCTGCACAGCTGTGTACCGGACCGTCGGCAGCGTTTTCCAGGAAATCCGCGATAGCTACGGCGACAACAGCTACAAGACCGAGGGCGAAATCCTCGCTCCGCTGGTTGCAGCAGACCTTCTCGTTCTGGACGAAATAGGCGTCAGCAAAGAGCAGCCGAGCGACTTCGAGCTGCGCACCATCTTCGCCATCGTCAACGGCCGCTACGAGCAGTGCCGGCCGACCGTGATCATCTCAAACCTTGGCGTTGATGAAGTGAAGGTAGCGCTGGGCGAGCGTTCGGCAGACCGCCTGCGCGAAGGCGGCGTGATCGTCCTGCTGTTCAACTGGGAAAGCGCGAGGGGCTCGAAATGA
- a CDS encoding TraR/DksA C4-type zinc finger protein, with protein sequence MDIVDLANDYAEQELADRLFGRVQYIGNSATHCEDCDCEIPLLRREAVPGVTRCIDCAELEEKRHG encoded by the coding sequence ATGGACATCGTCGATCTTGCCAACGACTACGCCGAGCAGGAGCTAGCAGACCGCTTGTTTGGCCGCGTGCAGTACATCGGCAACAGCGCTACTCACTGCGAGGACTGCGACTGTGAGATTCCGCTTCTGCGACGTGAGGCTGTGCCGGGTGTGACGCGCTGCATCGATTGTGCGGAGCTGGAGGAGAAGCGTCATGGCTAA
- a CDS encoding recombination protein NinB — MANPSFPIRTEQDRARAIAILQRLDLGEGKSWSLKDAARSDAQNRRLWAMLRDISQQVEWYGRKLDSESWKHIFSAAVQQQDAVPGINGGFVVLGVSTSKQSKKWFNDIFLVMESFAAEHGVKFTTRDYWEAA, encoded by the coding sequence ATGGCTAATCCCTCGTTCCCCATCCGCACCGAGCAGGACCGTGCCCGCGCTATCGCCATCTTGCAGCGCCTCGACCTGGGCGAAGGCAAGTCCTGGAGTCTGAAGGATGCTGCCCGCAGTGACGCTCAGAACCGACGTCTCTGGGCCATGCTCCGCGACATCTCCCAGCAGGTCGAATGGTACGGCCGGAAGCTGGACAGCGAATCGTGGAAGCACATTTTCAGCGCCGCAGTTCAGCAGCAGGACGCAGTTCCCGGAATCAACGGAGGGTTCGTCGTCCTCGGCGTCTCGACCAGCAAGCAGTCGAAGAAGTGGTTTAACGACATCTTCCTCGTCATGGAGTCCTTCGCAGCCGAGCACGGCGTGAAGTTTACCACTCGCGATTACTGGGAGGCCGCATGA
- a CDS encoding dATP/dGTP diphosphohydrolase domain-containing protein — protein MSDVKLTNPKDLIGSGKLPLHLWPTTATAMGCIGLLEGMLKYGRSNWREAGVRASIYVDACKRHLDAWFEGEECAPDSGSPHLANALACLAILVDAKAAGKLMDDRQYNGAGYRELVESLTPQVAHLKGLFADKSPRHFTIADNLPPHDSLQDRVTRQEQA, from the coding sequence ATGAGCGACGTCAAGCTGACCAACCCAAAAGACCTCATCGGTAGCGGAAAGCTGCCTCTCCATTTGTGGCCGACTACCGCAACTGCTATGGGCTGCATCGGCCTGCTAGAGGGAATGCTGAAGTACGGGCGAAGCAACTGGCGGGAGGCTGGCGTTCGGGCATCAATCTACGTCGACGCCTGCAAGCGTCACCTTGATGCCTGGTTCGAAGGGGAGGAGTGTGCGCCAGACAGCGGCTCGCCACACCTTGCCAACGCTCTGGCCTGCCTTGCAATCCTCGTGGACGCCAAAGCGGCCGGGAAGCTGATGGATGACCGCCAATACAACGGCGCCGGCTACCGGGAGCTGGTGGAAAGCTTGACGCCACAAGTGGCGCACCTGAAAGGCCTGTTCGCAGACAAGTCGCCTCGCCACTTCACCATCGCGGACAACCTCCCGCCGCACGACTCCCTTCAAGACCGAGTGACCAGACAGGAGCAAGCCTAA
- a CDS encoding oxidoreductase gives MAARIISDNELIEAVRTMTNAKIAKKFGISVRQVERRRAALVRKGWSPEHDMVHTVPDGYKVKGVSTYYNKDGAAAGQWVKSSIDEDRQRELFEASCHAAVKDLPVVVPRKAKGEYIDHLLTTYPIGDPHFGEYIWGEECGKDWDLDIAERVHCGAMAALVESAPATRQALIINLGDAAHYDSMIAVTPRSGHHLDADSRYAKMVDVLILAMRQVVESALDKHESVHLVHVIGNHDETGAVWLSRLFAHLYSKEPRVTVETSPSVFSYYRWGKTLIGMHHGHTSKADKLPGIMATDRAQEWGETRHRYWYTGHIHHESKKEYPGCVVESFNTLAPGDSYAHSGGWRSRQNMKCIVLHKEHGEVARHTVNPDMLKGEAA, from the coding sequence ATGGCCGCGCGCATCATCAGCGATAACGAACTGATCGAAGCTGTTCGCACGATGACCAACGCAAAGATCGCTAAGAAGTTCGGCATCAGTGTGCGTCAGGTTGAGCGCCGTCGTGCTGCTCTGGTGCGCAAGGGCTGGAGCCCTGAACACGACATGGTTCACACCGTGCCGGATGGCTACAAGGTCAAAGGGGTCAGCACCTACTACAACAAGGACGGTGCGGCGGCGGGGCAATGGGTGAAGTCCAGCATCGACGAAGATCGCCAGCGCGAGCTGTTCGAGGCATCTTGCCATGCTGCGGTGAAAGACCTTCCGGTAGTGGTGCCGCGAAAAGCTAAGGGTGAATACATCGACCACCTGCTGACCACATACCCCATAGGCGATCCCCATTTTGGTGAGTACATCTGGGGCGAGGAATGCGGCAAGGACTGGGATCTGGATATCGCCGAGCGTGTCCATTGTGGTGCCATGGCTGCACTGGTGGAATCTGCGCCGGCTACCCGCCAGGCGCTGATCATCAATCTTGGGGATGCAGCGCACTATGACTCGATGATCGCCGTCACCCCCCGGTCAGGCCATCACCTGGACGCCGATAGCCGCTACGCCAAGATGGTCGATGTGCTTATCCTCGCCATGCGCCAGGTAGTCGAATCGGCTCTGGATAAGCACGAGAGCGTCCATCTGGTCCACGTCATCGGCAACCATGACGAGACTGGAGCTGTATGGCTAAGCCGTCTATTCGCCCACCTCTACAGCAAAGAGCCTCGTGTCACCGTTGAAACCTCTCCCAGCGTCTTTAGCTACTACCGCTGGGGTAAGACCCTGATCGGCATGCATCACGGCCACACCAGCAAGGCGGACAAGCTGCCTGGAATCATGGCAACCGACCGAGCTCAAGAGTGGGGCGAAACCCGCCACCGCTACTGGTACACAGGTCATATCCACCATGAGAGCAAGAAGGAATACCCAGGCTGCGTGGTCGAGTCGTTCAACACGCTCGCCCCAGGCGACAGTTACGCACACTCAGGCGGCTGGCGTTCCCGGCAGAACATGAAGTGCATCGTGCTCCACAAGGAACACGGTGAAGTAGCGCGCCACACGGTGAATCCGGACATGTTGAAAGGGGAAGCAGCATGA
- a CDS encoding putative metallopeptidase → MARPLPPETIGQFSEGADWADAFIPAPEVMEWAMNTFVLEGGKLRNEDHAHLEDAPIAFLWAASGFEKQGRLVLGQCEEVTFRCSAWQKGRQEQQMLQWFGYLPSFLITLAADYCAECSDAEFCALIEHELYHMAQKLNADGEPQFTDEGQPKLKLRGHDVEEFVGVVRRYGASEGVKALVEAANNPPEVAKINIARACGTCLLKSA, encoded by the coding sequence ATGGCGCGACCACTCCCGCCTGAGACCATCGGCCAGTTTTCCGAAGGCGCTGATTGGGCTGATGCCTTCATTCCTGCTCCTGAGGTAATGGAGTGGGCGATGAACACCTTCGTGCTGGAAGGCGGGAAGCTTCGTAACGAGGATCACGCTCACCTTGAGGATGCTCCGATTGCCTTTCTCTGGGCTGCATCTGGATTCGAAAAGCAAGGGCGCCTCGTGCTTGGCCAGTGTGAGGAAGTCACCTTCCGCTGCAGTGCATGGCAGAAGGGCAGGCAGGAGCAGCAGATGCTCCAGTGGTTCGGTTATCTCCCGAGCTTCCTGATTACTCTGGCTGCCGATTACTGCGCAGAGTGCTCAGACGCTGAGTTCTGCGCCCTGATCGAGCATGAGCTTTACCACATGGCACAGAAGCTTAATGCCGACGGTGAGCCGCAGTTCACCGATGAAGGCCAGCCAAAGCTCAAGCTTCGCGGCCATGACGTCGAGGAGTTCGTCGGCGTGGTCCGTCGATATGGCGCCAGTGAAGGGGTTAAGGCCCTGGTAGAGGCGGCAAACAACCCGCCCGAGGTGGCGAAGATCAACATCGCGAGGGCCTGCGGAACCTGTCTACTGAAGTCGGCCTGA
- a CDS encoding DUF2280 domain-containing protein, which yields MAALKDEVKAFIVQALACFDTPSQVVQAVKEEFGIEISRQQCETHDPTKRAGSTLAAKWVTLFQDTRKRFREDTSEIPIANRAFRLRTLGRLAEKAESSKNARLTLQILEQAAKETGDMYVNRQAKIDSGPDDVPPARVEVEIVDARKRDADA from the coding sequence ATGGCAGCGCTCAAAGATGAGGTGAAAGCCTTCATCGTTCAGGCTCTGGCCTGTTTCGATACGCCGTCTCAGGTGGTTCAGGCCGTCAAAGAAGAATTTGGTATCGAGATTAGCCGGCAACAGTGTGAGACGCACGACCCAACGAAGCGTGCTGGCTCAACATTGGCGGCAAAGTGGGTAACCCTGTTTCAAGACACTCGCAAGCGATTCCGCGAGGACACCTCAGAGATTCCGATTGCGAACCGAGCCTTCAGGTTGCGCACATTGGGCCGCCTCGCCGAGAAGGCAGAGAGCAGCAAGAACGCCAGGCTTACGTTGCAGATCCTGGAGCAGGCCGCGAAGGAAACAGGCGATATGTACGTGAACCGTCAGGCCAAGATTGATTCTGGCCCGGATGACGTACCGCCTGCTCGCGTGGAGGTCGAGATCGTCGACGCCAGGAAGCGCGATGCCGACGCTTAA
- a CDS encoding terminase large subunit domain-containing protein, with protein MPTLNVPQGKFLALPHKFRAFVAGFGSGKTWVGSAGICKHVWEWPGINSGYFAPTYPQIRDIFFPTIEEVAFDWGLKVKTKESDKEVEFYAGGRYRSTTICRSMEKPQTIVGFKIGHGLVDELDVLPVLKAQHAWRKIIARMRYNEHGLRNGVDVTTTPEGFKFVHQQFVKQLREKPHLTDLYGLIQASTYDNELNLPEDYIPSLMESYPPQLIQAYLEGLFVNLTSGSVYHAYSRTLNGCNDVQQPGEPLHIGMDFNVGKMSAVIHVKRDGLPRAVDEIMKGYDTPDMIQKIKERYWRFDGNTYQKTCEITIFPDASGDSRKSVNASTTDIALLKQAGFRVKAPEANPPVKDRINAMNAMFLNAAGERRYLVNEDRCPTYADCLEQQVWGENGEPDKSQGADHANDAGGYFIHNQFPIVRRLATSEPLRM; from the coding sequence ATGCCGACGCTTAACGTACCTCAGGGAAAATTCCTGGCTCTGCCGCACAAGTTCAGGGCATTTGTCGCAGGGTTTGGCTCTGGTAAGACCTGGGTAGGCTCCGCTGGAATCTGCAAGCACGTGTGGGAGTGGCCTGGGATCAACTCAGGGTACTTCGCCCCGACTTACCCGCAGATCCGCGACATCTTCTTCCCGACCATCGAGGAAGTCGCCTTCGACTGGGGCCTAAAAGTCAAGACGAAGGAGAGCGATAAAGAGGTCGAGTTCTACGCTGGCGGGCGATACCGCAGCACGACCATTTGCCGATCCATGGAGAAGCCGCAGACCATCGTTGGGTTCAAGATCGGGCACGGCCTAGTCGATGAGCTCGATGTGCTGCCAGTGCTCAAGGCGCAGCATGCCTGGCGCAAGATCATCGCCCGGATGCGCTACAACGAGCACGGGCTGAGGAACGGGGTGGACGTCACCACGACGCCTGAGGGCTTCAAGTTCGTCCACCAGCAGTTCGTGAAACAGCTGCGCGAGAAGCCACACCTTACCGACCTGTACGGCCTGATCCAGGCCAGCACCTACGACAACGAACTGAACCTGCCGGAAGACTACATTCCGTCACTGATGGAGTCGTACCCGCCGCAGCTGATCCAGGCATATCTGGAAGGCCTGTTCGTCAACCTGACGTCTGGATCGGTGTACCACGCCTACAGTCGCACGCTGAATGGCTGCAACGACGTCCAGCAGCCAGGAGAGCCGCTGCACATCGGTATGGACTTCAACGTCGGCAAGATGTCCGCGGTCATCCATGTGAAGCGTGACGGCCTGCCGCGGGCCGTCGACGAGATCATGAAGGGCTACGACACGCCGGACATGATCCAGAAGATCAAGGAGCGCTACTGGCGCTTCGACGGCAACACCTACCAGAAGACCTGCGAGATCACGATCTTCCCGGACGCCTCAGGGGATTCACGCAAGTCAGTGAACGCCAGCACCACCGATATCGCATTGCTCAAGCAGGCAGGCTTCAGGGTGAAAGCGCCCGAGGCCAACCCGCCGGTCAAGGACCGGATCAATGCGATGAACGCGATGTTCCTCAACGCGGCCGGCGAGCGCCGCTACCTGGTGAACGAGGACCGTTGCCCGACCTATGCAGACTGCCTTGAGCAGCAGGTGTGGGGAGAGAACGGCGAGCCTGACAAGTCCCAGGGCGCAGACCACGCGAACGATGCGGGCGGCTACTTCATTCACAACCAGTTCCCGATAGTCCGGCGCCTTGCCACCTCCGAGCCTCTAAGGATGTAA
- a CDS encoding DUF4055 domain-containing protein produces the protein MSDDPSIVSDDVQKMRAHWAIVSPLMGGTGAMRASGEALLPRWPAEDSEAYKCRLMTSTLLPAYSETVMNMGSRVFAEPIHLMDDVPERLKGYWQDIDQQGNSGTVFGRAWFEDALAKAISFVYVDYPQTPASEADGETIVTEADVITTGARPYAIHIRPEQVLGWKESGGQLLQFRYLECVYEDQGAFAQQAVEQVRVLEPGKWAIYRNDGKDAWTLYDEGASSLSYVPIVPFYTKRTGFLTGKPPLMELAYLNVKHWQSQSDQDTILHYARVPILFGAGFEQDHAIVIGGGTLAKNDNPDAKLTYVEHGGKAIEAGRDSLKDMIEEMRIAGAKLLRLENAAPKTAEQAQEDAAIEMSPLQMMSGQFEDAVAQMLQIMADYIGEAEGGHVQARGNFEIDYAPEATMPTLLSMAAQGKLSDETLFGEYQRRGVLSSELDWESEKERIESQGPALGMMGTGGGNG, from the coding sequence ATGAGCGATGATCCGAGCATCGTCAGCGACGACGTGCAGAAGATGCGTGCCCATTGGGCCATCGTCAGCCCGCTGATGGGCGGGACCGGGGCGATGCGTGCTTCCGGTGAAGCGCTACTGCCGCGCTGGCCGGCGGAGGACTCCGAGGCGTACAAGTGCCGCCTGATGACGTCGACCTTGCTGCCGGCCTACTCGGAAACCGTGATGAACATGGGCAGCCGGGTGTTCGCCGAGCCGATCCACCTGATGGACGACGTGCCGGAACGGCTGAAAGGGTACTGGCAGGACATCGACCAGCAGGGCAACAGCGGCACCGTATTCGGCCGCGCCTGGTTCGAAGATGCCCTGGCCAAGGCAATCAGCTTCGTCTACGTCGACTATCCGCAGACTCCAGCGAGCGAGGCAGACGGCGAGACGATCGTCACCGAGGCGGACGTCATCACCACGGGCGCCCGGCCGTATGCGATCCACATCAGGCCTGAGCAGGTGCTGGGCTGGAAGGAATCCGGCGGTCAACTGCTGCAGTTCCGTTACCTGGAATGCGTTTACGAAGACCAGGGCGCCTTCGCTCAACAGGCTGTCGAGCAGGTCCGCGTTCTCGAGCCGGGCAAGTGGGCTATCTACCGCAACGACGGTAAAGACGCCTGGACGCTCTACGACGAAGGCGCATCCAGTCTCAGCTACGTCCCCATCGTGCCGTTCTACACCAAGCGGACCGGCTTCCTCACCGGCAAACCGCCGCTGATGGAACTGGCCTACCTGAACGTGAAGCACTGGCAGAGCCAGAGCGACCAGGACACGATCCTGCACTACGCCCGGGTGCCAATTCTGTTCGGCGCCGGCTTCGAGCAGGACCACGCCATCGTGATTGGCGGCGGCACGCTGGCCAAGAACGACAACCCGGATGCCAAACTGACCTACGTGGAGCACGGCGGAAAGGCCATCGAGGCCGGCCGAGACTCCCTGAAGGACATGATCGAGGAGATGCGCATCGCCGGCGCCAAGCTCCTCCGCTTGGAGAATGCCGCGCCGAAGACCGCCGAGCAGGCCCAGGAAGACGCTGCGATCGAGATGTCTCCGTTGCAGATGATGTCTGGGCAGTTCGAGGATGCTGTGGCCCAGATGCTTCAGATCATGGCGGACTACATCGGCGAGGCTGAAGGCGGTCATGTCCAGGCCCGCGGAAACTTCGAGATCGATTACGCGCCGGAAGCGACCATGCCGACCCTGCTCAGCATGGCAGCCCAGGGCAAGCTCTCCGACGAGACCTTGTTCGGCGAGTACCAGCGCCGCGGTGTGCTCTCCAGTGAACTGGACTGGGAGTCGGAGAAGGAGCGCATCGAGTCGCAAGGCCCAGCGCTGGGCATGATGGGAACCGGCGGTGGCAACGGTTAA
- a CDS encoding minor capsid protein — protein sequence MATVNDKLADAEIAHAVSLQRFSNGVVQRMISLLNRVDKDLFGQLMDAIEQMPPGSFTVQRLDQLLQSVQKINAQAYQALRRELDAEMQAFVAYEAEYQHKLFLNTIPEPVQVVVPINSVNAQQVYAAAMSRPFQGKLLSEFTKDLEADRMTRVRDAIRTGFVEGETVDQMIRRIRGTRTGGYADGLLEIDRRNAEAIVRTSVNHLSNFTRQAFYAENDDLVEEWQFLATLDGRTTITCASLSGKTFPIGKGPMPPRHINCRSTSTPVIKSWEELGLTKEQIGKGTQASMDGYVADDVSYSDWLRDKPAAFQDEVLGPTRGKLFRDGKVDIDKFTNDKGKVYSLDELKKRDEDLFERAGITA from the coding sequence GTGGCAACGGTTAACGACAAGCTGGCCGACGCCGAGATTGCGCACGCGGTCAGCCTTCAGCGGTTCAGCAATGGCGTAGTTCAGCGGATGATCTCGCTGCTGAACCGGGTCGACAAAGACCTCTTCGGCCAGTTGATGGACGCGATCGAGCAGATGCCTCCTGGCAGCTTCACTGTGCAACGATTGGATCAACTGCTGCAGTCGGTGCAGAAGATCAACGCGCAGGCCTATCAGGCGCTCAGGAGGGAGCTGGATGCCGAGATGCAGGCCTTCGTCGCCTACGAGGCGGAGTACCAGCACAAGCTCTTCCTGAACACGATCCCGGAGCCTGTCCAGGTAGTGGTGCCGATCAACTCGGTTAACGCCCAGCAGGTCTACGCCGCGGCGATGTCCAGGCCATTCCAGGGCAAGCTGCTCTCGGAGTTCACCAAGGACCTCGAGGCAGATCGCATGACCCGCGTGCGGGATGCCATTCGCACGGGGTTTGTCGAAGGCGAGACGGTCGACCAGATGATCCGCCGGATTCGTGGTACTCGCACCGGCGGGTACGCAGACGGCCTGCTGGAGATCGATCGCCGGAACGCCGAAGCAATCGTCAGAACCTCGGTCAACCACCTGTCGAACTTCACCCGCCAGGCCTTCTACGCGGAGAACGACGACCTGGTGGAAGAATGGCAGTTCCTGGCCACGCTTGACGGCCGCACCACAATCACCTGCGCAAGCCTGTCGGGTAAGACCTTCCCGATCGGCAAAGGCCCGATGCCGCCGCGGCATATCAACTGCCGCAGCACCTCGACCCCGGTCATCAAGTCATGGGAAGAGCTGGGCCTCACCAAGGAGCAGATCGGGAAGGGCACCCAGGCCAGCATGGACGGGTACGTCGCCGACGATGTGAGCTACAGTGATTGGCTGCGAGACAAGCCAGCAGCATTCCAGGATGAGGTCCTTGGCCCGACCCGCGGAAAGCTGTTCCGCGACGGCAAGGTGGACATCGATAAGTTCACCAACGACAAGGGCAAGGTTTACAGCCTGGATGAGCTCAAGAAGCGCGACGAAGACCTCTTTGAGCGTGCGGGGATTACGGCGTAA